The nucleotide sequence CAGCACCAGAAAGAACAATTGGATGAATGCACCAACGAACTTAAGGGTACCTACTTAGAGCTAGCGTCCAAGGTTGGAACTAGACCCATCCCAACCATATTCTAACATTTACTGCTTGTTCTAAAGCCGAGAGGCGGGGATTGGTTAAACTCTTTTCTCATGTGTCTTCTTTATTGCACTAAATAGGATTTGAGAATTTTTCAAGGAAACACTAGTGAAGGAAGAGATGCTAATACATTTTCACATGAGGAAGTTGGGTACAAAAGCTGTCATTTATTCTTATCTGGGGAAGACAATTCTGCAGTTAGCCTTGCTTCATCTCCTGGAAATGTAAGCTCTTAAGGATGACttgattttacttttgtttttcttatgtTGTTAACCATGTCCTATCAATTCACAAATCGGTCCACTTTCCTTTTTTAGAAGTTAGTGTTAAATTTGTGATGTATTAACATAACAGCGTGCTTTGAAACCATGTTCTGGAAAATGTAAATCTTTGTACATATTAGCTGAGAGGTGTACCTGAGCTATTAGAGGAATCTTAGAATCAAACAAATTGTCTCTCAAACAGGAGATGGATTCTGGATTCTGGattcttttttcaattaaattagCTTTCAGTACTTTCATCAAATATTGAAACTTTTATCTTGTATAATCAAAGAATATTTTAGAGGTAAGAAGCTAGAGATGAGAAATTTGATCGTTCATGAAAAATGCTACATAATGTCAATGGTTACTTATACCACGTGATGAAACACACTGCAGCTAGGGTTAAGATTTTCCCTTCTTCAATGAATTTGTGCTTCATTTTAAGTACATACTGATCATAAACAGAGAGAAGGGAAACATAGTATAGAAAAACAAGAGCTATTTTATTTGACTACAATCTTCTATTCTCTAATCAATGTGAAAACTATGATTCAAGTACAAAGAATGGCCTGTATACACAATGTCAAATAAGATCTTACAGTGACAAGGAAACAATAAAAGTTAAAGGCTAGTAAAATAACATAGAAAGTAAACAACATGCCCGGATTATTAGTTCTGTGCCTATGCCTAAACTGGGTACGTAGGCCTCCACCTTTACCAATAATACACTAATGTACATCTGTTTTATTGTATAGGTACTTCATTTCCATCTTCATCTTTCATCAAATGGATATTCACAATGTAGCCCACTTCAACCTTTGGATGCTTCTCAAAATCATCTTGAATCCAATACAGTTCTCTCCGTGCAACTAAATAACACCTCAGTGGGTTCCGAATTGAAGAGCTGCTCCAAAATTGGCCTAAATGTTGGTGGGATAAATTCTTTACCTCCAAAGTCCATTGAAAAACCCAGGGAGGATACTGTTCCACCCTGCCCCTCCAATAACAAGAAATCAGCAAGTCATTCTGATGAAAAGCTTGATACCAGGTACCTGAAAGCAGCTGACATCTCTGATGCTGTTGAACTCTCCATTGCAGCATCTGAAGCATTGGTTATAAATGAAATAATGGGGAGTGGCTTGCCTTCGGACGTATTGCCAACAGCAGTGGTACTGGAAGCAGCCCTTCAAGTAAAGAAAGCAAGATTGGAGTGGCTAGATGATTCCTTAGATGGCCCAGCTGAGGAAACTGAAAATTGTGATTCTCTCTCAGATTTGGATGATTTCACCATGGCCGATGTATATAAAGATGTAGGGTTGTCTCAGAGCATACCTTCTGATGAGTGTGCATGTGATTCAGCTATTTCCCAAGTGAAAGAGACCCCTCTCTCTGGAATTCTGTATGAGTGCGTAAATCTATCTGATTCTTCAGAGCTCAGGGCTCAATGTGTCAAGTTTGATGATATCCCTATGCAAAAAGAACTAGGACAGAATTTGGTTATGGATCTCAAATCAACTGAGAACTTCCATCCAGAATCCGTCAACTATGAGAGGGAACAGCTTCATGATAAGCTTGTTCTGGGTTCAAATATCAGTGTGGCCAGATATGATCCTTCAGCTCTAAAAAATTCAGATGGTTTTATCATGAAGCAGGTAAAATCATATTCACCTTCTCTGATCTCCCATTCTCCTCTTATCTAATATATAAAactgatatatatatttatagaaaaaaaactaaaaaaaatcttttttattGTAATTAGTTTAGACTGTCGTTTCTCTCTGTGCATGTTGGACTTTTTATCTCATTCCAATTGGGACTTATTAACTAATTCTGTAAGTTTAGCTTCCAGACAGTTGGCGCTATGGTGGATGTAGCATCATTTCAGCCTCAAAATAATGTAAACTTCCGCCCACAAGCTTGGAATTCAGGGAACTCTAGTGAGAAACATTTCCTTTTCCATGCGCCTCCTTTTTCCCTACTCTTGATTAGGCATATGTGTGTATtctttatttcttgctatttatttatcttcttaTTAAGCTTTCTATGTCCCGTAGAGGGAGAAGATACAGTAAGTTACTTAGCTTCGAACAGATTCAGGAGCCGGTGGTTAGGGGGTTGGACAGGCCAGGTGTGTGCTTTACTTTTTGATTTGTTCCAATTCAGTTTCAATCTTACGCATCTACACTTACCCAAATATTAAGTTAATTCTATATGTATTATTCTAGACCTAGATGAGAGCTTAGAAGCTTATGCTGTAACCTGTTTGATACTGGCAAAATTCTAGAATGCCTTAAAGATTTTTATTCTTATATCACTGCTTTTAATATTTTCCCTTTGTTTTGTCTCAGCCAGCTTAATCACATACAGACTAGAAATCCAACCATATTCGCTAAGATCACTTTTACTTTTTACAATGTTAAAACATGGTTTATTTAATCTCATTCTTTAAAGGCATCTAAGTTTTGAGGCCCGTGCTGTTGGTAAGTTTGGGTCTACCACGTATATTTATTCATATAATTCAATGGCTTCTTAAGATACCATTATCATCaagcttatttttattttgctaCTATCTCTTCACATTTcctgtactttttttttttttttttgtcaaacgatagattttgttcaattagatgttagattagccacagACAGGGTTCGAACCCACGCCATCATGCAGGGCTCAATActtttccaccactgtggtaaagggtCACTTGCCATTTCCTGTACTTTCTGAATGTGCCATATACTTTCCCTCTCAACTCCACTGAATACTCTCCAGCAGTTGGAACTATTATAGTTTTGAAGCTTTATGTGaccactttttcttcttttacatGTCAAGATTCCCTTCCTGTTTTAAGCATATCTACTGTATGCATTATACCATCCTGCCTGACATTAATATGCAAGATTAAACATACCACTGTTAAATTAAAACCTCCTGTAAGCAGTTATTCAGGTTGCATATTTACTATTTTGGTGTTATTGGCTTTAGTGAGATCATTCATACTTACTATTTAATGCAACATTTATATGATCATTAGCATCATTGTTATTGTAGTTGCTTCTCTTGTTTttgataatatttttgttttttgttcctTTTCAAATATACCTTTTGGCAGGATGCATCTGCTACTCCAGAATTGAAACAGAATACTAAAAGTGTGATGAAGTGTTTTGCTGGTGAGACGAGTTTTTTCTCAGAATCGGCAGATATTGCTCCAGACGTAAACTCTTTTGTGCAAGTGCATGACACCAAGTTTTATAGAACATCACAGTCAAGCATAGCCTTTTCTGGTTTACATGACGAAGATAACAATGGGATAATGCTCTCTCAAGATGTGGCGACATCTTCTAGCCTATCTTCAGTAGATCCTCTTTGTTCCGTTGTCCCGTGCAGTATTTCTTCAGAAAATGCTAGTCTTACATTAGCTCACAATCAGAAGGATAAGGAAAATCATAATGAAGAATGCTTTAGACCCACACAGGAACTTGCGGTGGAGAATTCACACAAATCGTCAAATCCAATTATTAAATTTCCCCATGAGGACGGGCCATCTATGCCCACAATTAATGGTGAGCATTCTCCAGTCACAGTTCGAAGGCAAATGATTTCACTCAGGACATATAGTACGCTTCTCCCAAACCTTGTTTCCATTTTCGATGGAGGAAGCTTTTATCGTGATCGGTCATTTGAACTAGAACTCGATCAGAGGCTGAATCCCTTGAATAAGGATGTCCCCTGCGATAGATCTTCTGATAAAAGGAGTTATAAAGAGTCGCTTCCTTCCAATACTGTATCCTCATATTCTACTGGAAGAGACAGTGAGGGAAACGGTGAAACTACCTTAGATGTGAATCCTGTTGCAACACTGAAAGATCAGAAGAGAAGTTATCACAAGACCGAAGGAAATGGGAATGAGCTACCTATTCAAGCATTGAAAAAGAGGAGGCAACCTCTTATTTTTAATCATAGGTCACGTTTCCGTATCCAGGCTTCTAAACCTTTAATGAACAATTCCACTTTGGAGAAACATCTCAAACTTGATTTGCTGCCGGAAAATGTTGTTAAGCTTCAACAAAATGAGGAACTCCACACTATACAATCTGCATGCAAGAACTTCCCTGACAGAGATGTTTTAGTGAAAAAGAGAGTTCATTTCTGTGAAGCAGATATTGCAGTTCAGCAGAACAAGAACCTCCAAAAGCTAGATTCTTCCACCGAATATTGTAAGCCATGCCTATTGATTCTCTAAAATTTCGTCCTAATTGATGAACTCTACAAATTGTTCTAATTTATTATGTTGCTAAAACTTTAAATGTAGGCTCAAATGCTAGAGCAAGTAAAAGATGGAAACATCCCAAGTTTCAAAGTCATGAGAGAAGCAGCCGTACAAATTGTCACCTTAAGTCTGGGAAGAGATTACTGTTTCATGGTATAGAATTCCTGCTTACAGGATTTTCTAGTCAGAAGGAAAAGGACATTGAACGACAAATATGGAAACATGGTGGCATTGTTCTTTCTGATATTCCTTCTCCAAATTTAAGGGCAAAAAGAAGCTTACGATCCAATGGCTACCATCTTCCCATTATTCTATGTATGAATAAGGTTGTTTTTTCTTACTTTACTTCTTATGACTGAAGTTCAAACTTGGTTATCAAGTGTTTGAACCCTATTTCTACTCTAATTCTTTATTCATTGCAGCTACAGACCACCAAGTTTTTGTATGGTTGTGCAGTGAACTCCTTAATATTAAAAGTTGATTGGCTTACTAATTCAATTTCGGCAGGCTGTATTTTACTACCTGAGAAGAAGTAAGTGGTGCATTTTTCTTGGAGGTTTACCATCTGTTTTAGTCGTGGGGATTGGTTACAGTTTAGAGTATAGGTGAAAGGAGCGTCTGCTTTGCGTTTCACAGCTCTGGTTGGAACATGTGACACAGGACAGTGCAACACTAGgagcctttttcttttgtgatatAGTAAATAGATTTCCTAGGCTCCTTTTTCCAGATCTATTTGCTTTGTTCCGGGGGGCTTTAACTTTTTGTGGTCATGTTAATTGGTTAGGGGGCTTTAACTTTTTGTGGTCATGTTAATTGGTTATTGTCGGCATTTATTGTACCGTAAGTTTTTATACTTCGATGGTTCATGATTCTAAATCAATATTGTTGTTAGATACATGATACTACCGAATCGAGCTGATGCAGAGCATATCATTATTGGGGAGCCATTTCACCACAACCGCAATTATGTCTTTGAAAAAGTAGGAATCATGCTTCACGGAAAGCACAATTTCTACAGCAAATTGGCAAAAATAATTAAGGTAGGGGTCACTAATGTTGTTATAACCTTAATCTGTCACCGAAATTCAAACATTACACCATATTTTATCTTGGTTAGTTTAGTTTCATTTCTAAGTTCTCCCTCTCACTAGTTGCCATCTCCTCCTACCCCATGTAATGTTGTTGAGCTAATGTAGAATGAAGGTGTATCTCCTGCTGTCAAAGTTGTGAAATTGGTACTCTTGGCAGGAACTAAATTCATTATCTCATAAATTTTGGTCATGGCATGCATCTTACTCTGCGGTCTTACTAAATGTTTAATTTCTATGAGTCACTAAGTGATGCAGAATGGAAAAAATTGTAATCTTCCAATTCGTTTGGATCATAATCTAGTGGGATCATGTGTTTCCAGCTTTCCAATGAAGATACATTTCGCTGTAGTCTGATTCGTTCTGTTAATATATCTGGATTGTGCAGCACGGAGGTGGGAAGGTCTTTAAAACCCTCCAGTGGTTAGTCCACAGTTTGGACAAAGAGAAAGTTACTTTGGGAGCCATTGTTGCTGAGGATGAAGGTAGGACATCCCGTCACTTGAGGCAGTGCGCGTCCGAGCAGAAGATAGCAGTGATGGTAAGTAATTATTAATTGCTTTTACAAGTACATTGGCTCACATGCTCTTTTCCTATAAAATTGAGCTTCCACCTTTTTTCTGAATTGAGTTGGTCACCTGTGGCAGCCAGTTAGCTGGATCATAAAAGGCTTGTATTTAGGTAAGCTGCTTCCGTTTCCAGATAAAGGTCGGCCCGCTTTACCAACAATTAAGATCTCAGAGATCCCAGTTTCCGCAAAAGTGAGTGAAGATTTATGAAGTTACCAGTTTCTGCAACAGCATTGGTCGTAGATGTatgtatttgtaattttgtaggATACACACGTGGCGATTCCAAAGCTCGCGACCGCACATACGTAAGTTTGGCGACCGTAGGCAGTAGATGTGTCCACGTATTTGTAATTTATCAGTTGTTCAAAGTGCCTACATTAAGCACCTAGTTTACGATTTAGAGGTGCTTAGTTAAATTTTGTATTGAATATTTGTAGCAGAAAACACAAGAACCCAAGCTATAGAAAGGCCCATGAAAACACCCCAAAGCTCAGCTTCCATGATGGTTCCTCTGCCCAAATTAGCAGCAAATCCCTTAATCCAATCCCCTTCAGAATTGCGAATCAAACCTCCAGCACTTATGTGCCTAAATGGGTCATTACAACTCCCATCTGTATTGATTTTATATCTACCAATTGGCGGGTGGATCCAATGGATTGAGATGATTTGTCTAGGAGGCTTACTAGAACACTTGTTGGCATCATACCAATCCCttgcaaattgaaaaatgaacttCTGGGGTGAGACAGGCGGTTGTTGACCATCGTTGAAGACAAGATTGTTCCTCCCTTTCCAGCAATACCAGAGAGTTGATGCAGGGATGTGATCCTTGAATGTGATTCTTGGgatgttgttattttgatccaAAAACCTATTTTGGATTCGCACCCTCTCTACAATCTCATTATTGACTGCAAAGAAACCATCGGAAAAAATTGGAGATGTGAAGTCACTCATATATATAGAGAAATGAATGCCTCAGCTGATCACATGGCTG is from Pyrus communis chromosome 10, drPyrComm1.1, whole genome shotgun sequence and encodes:
- the LOC137748679 gene encoding uncharacterized protein, coding for MSHSVDTLGFRPPQFSEDLAWLPGWLQQHQKEQLDECTNELKGTYLELASKDLRIFQGNTSEGRDANTFSHEEVGYKSCHLFLSGEDNSAVSLASSPGNVLHFHLHLSSNGYSQCSPLQPLDASQNHLESNTVLSVQLNNTSVGSELKSCSKIGLNVGGINSLPPKSIEKPREDTVPPCPSNNKKSASHSDEKLDTRYLKAADISDAVELSIAASEALVINEIMGSGLPSDVLPTAVVLEAALQVKKARLEWLDDSLDGPAEETENCDSLSDLDDFTMADVYKDVGLSQSIPSDECACDSAISQVKETPLSGILYECVNLSDSSELRAQCVKFDDIPMQKELGQNLVMDLKSTENFHPESVNYEREQLHDKLVLGSNISVARYDPSALKNSDGFIMKQTVGAMVDVASFQPQNNVNFRPQAWNSGNSKGEDTVSYLASNRFRSRWLGGWTGQDASATPELKQNTKSVMKCFAGETSFFSESADIAPDVNSFVQVHDTKFYRTSQSSIAFSGLHDEDNNGIMLSQDVATSSSLSSVDPLCSVVPCSISSENASLTLAHNQKDKENHNEECFRPTQELAVENSHKSSNPIIKFPHEDGPSMPTINGEHSPVTVRRQMISLRTYSTLLPNLVSIFDGGSFYRDRSFELELDQRLNPLNKDVPCDRSSDKRSYKESLPSNTVSSYSTGRDSEGNGETTLDVNPVATLKDQKRSYHKTEGNGNELPIQALKKRRQPLIFNHRSRFRIQASKPLMNNSTLEKHLKLDLLPENVVKLQQNEELHTIQSACKNFPDRDVLVKKRVHFCEADIAVQQNKNLQKLDSSTEYCSNARASKRWKHPKFQSHERSSRTNCHLKSGKRLLFHGIEFLLTGFSSQKEKDIERQIWKHGGIVLSDIPSPNLRAKRSLRSNGYHLPIILCMNKLQTTKFLYGCAVNSLILKVDWLTNSISAGCILLPEKKYMILPNRADAEHIIIGEPFHHNRNYVFEKVGIMLHGKHNFYSKLAKIIKHGGGKVFKTLQWLVHSLDKEKVTLGAIVAEDEGRTSRHLRQCASEQKIAVMPVSWIIKGLYLGKLLPFPDKGRPALPTIKISEIPVSAKVSEDL